One part of the Luteolibacter rhizosphaerae genome encodes these proteins:
- a CDS encoding DUF1592 domain-containing protein, producing the protein MSYSRVILLSLASALPGAADSFSDKATPLLSRYCYDCHGEKKQKGGIEVHHLTSQEAAFKQHRFLENIAKQVEDGDMPPDDEDLLPTPEERAALVDEIRGVLKKLESGSFPRNPGRTTVRRLNRNEYNNTVRDLFGIDFQPGKDFPSDGAGGEGFDNVGDALFVQPSLMEKYLSASKRIITAIYEDPKKRERVILAKPGDKTTPEQAARTVLLTHASLAFRRRVTDEDLAPLLAVFGKKLSEGAAYEDALRPPLQSLLLHPAFLFRMEDDQAGKAEWKVNDFELATRLSYFLWASMPDKPLLKLASEGKISDPAVLRAETLRMLADKRSETLARHFAGQWLGFEELREVAEPDPKRFPTFTQSLRVAMYRESVEFFNHLIQANRPVSDLIHADYTFANDELAKHYGIGGVSGSQMQKVSLTDANRGGVIGQASILTATSLPLRTSPVKRGKWILDNLLGTPPPPPPPDAGVLPGDDKSPQGLSFRETLELHRQKASCAGCHAKIDPLGFGLENFDAIGRWRTTDANGAPIDSKATMEGGISFSTPAELKKLLQGSDELFLRNLARKMLAYSLGRPLEYYDEPVVSDLVGKLRKDDLKMQSLILAIVESHPFQNRSAKR; encoded by the coding sequence GTGTCGTATTCCCGCGTCATTCTCCTGAGCCTTGCCAGCGCCCTGCCGGGTGCGGCGGATTCGTTTTCAGACAAGGCCACGCCCTTGCTCTCAAGATATTGCTACGACTGCCACGGCGAGAAGAAGCAGAAGGGCGGGATCGAGGTGCATCACCTGACCTCGCAGGAGGCGGCCTTCAAGCAGCACCGCTTCCTCGAAAACATCGCGAAGCAGGTGGAGGACGGCGACATGCCGCCGGATGACGAGGACTTACTGCCCACCCCGGAGGAACGCGCCGCGCTGGTCGATGAGATCCGCGGCGTGCTGAAGAAGCTGGAGAGCGGCAGCTTCCCGCGCAATCCGGGGCGCACCACCGTGCGCCGGCTGAACCGGAACGAGTATAACAACACCGTCCGTGATCTCTTCGGCATCGATTTCCAACCCGGGAAGGACTTCCCCTCGGATGGCGCGGGCGGCGAGGGATTCGACAACGTGGGCGATGCGCTCTTCGTGCAGCCCTCGCTGATGGAGAAATACCTGTCCGCATCGAAGCGGATCATCACGGCGATCTACGAGGACCCGAAGAAGCGCGAGCGGGTGATCCTGGCGAAGCCGGGCGACAAGACGACGCCGGAACAAGCGGCACGCACGGTGCTGCTCACGCATGCCTCGCTGGCCTTCCGCCGACGTGTGACGGATGAGGATCTCGCGCCGCTGCTCGCGGTCTTCGGCAAGAAGCTCTCGGAAGGTGCCGCCTATGAGGATGCGCTGCGCCCGCCGCTGCAATCGCTGCTGCTGCACCCCGCCTTCCTGTTCCGCATGGAGGACGATCAAGCGGGCAAGGCAGAGTGGAAGGTGAACGACTTCGAGCTGGCCACCCGGCTCTCCTATTTCCTCTGGGCCTCGATGCCCGACAAGCCGCTGCTGAAGCTGGCGAGCGAGGGCAAGATCTCCGATCCTGCGGTGCTGCGCGCGGAGACGCTGCGCATGCTGGCCGACAAGCGCTCGGAGACGCTGGCGCGGCACTTCGCCGGGCAGTGGCTGGGCTTCGAGGAACTGCGCGAGGTGGCGGAGCCGGATCCGAAGCGCTTCCCCACCTTCACCCAGAGCCTGCGCGTGGCGATGTATCGCGAGTCGGTGGAGTTCTTCAATCACCTGATCCAGGCGAACCGCCCGGTGAGCGACTTGATCCATGCCGACTACACCTTCGCGAACGACGAATTGGCGAAACACTATGGCATCGGCGGCGTGAGCGGATCGCAGATGCAAAAGGTGTCGCTCACCGATGCGAACCGCGGTGGCGTGATCGGCCAAGCCTCCATCCTCACGGCCACCTCGCTGCCGCTGCGCACCAGCCCGGTGAAGCGCGGCAAGTGGATCCTGGACAACCTGCTCGGCACGCCCCCTCCCCCGCCGCCACCGGATGCAGGCGTGCTGCCCGGCGATGACAAGTCGCCGCAGGGACTGTCCTTCCGCGAGACGTTGGAATTGCACCGGCAGAAGGCGAGCTGCGCCGGCTGCCACGCGAAGATCGATCCGCTGGGCTTCGGCTTGGAGAACTTCGATGCGATCGGCCGCTGGCGCACGACCGACGCGAACGGTGCGCCGATCGACTCGAAGGCGACCATGGAGGGCGGCATCAGCTTCTCCACCCCGGCGGAGCTGAAGAAGTTGCTGCAGGGATCGGACGAGCTTTTCCTTCGAAACCTCGCCCGCAAGATGCTAGCCTATTCGCTAGGCCGGCCGCTGGAGTATTACGATGAGCCGGTCGTGAGCGACCTCGTCGGCAAGCTCCGCAAGGATGACCTGAAGATGCAGTCGCTGATCCTGGCGATCGTCGAGTCCCACCCCTTCCAGAACCGCAGCGCGAAGAGATGA
- a CDS encoding DUF1552 domain-containing protein: MANIQSQKWLMPRRSFLRGAGATLALPFLDAMRPLMAAGSSASLPVRIALLYMPNGVRADRWTPEGKGKGFKLSPILSPLEKHKQDLLVLTGLQNKASFTGDGHYVKTGGWLTGTTITKTTGSDIAAGGISMDQIAAQHLGRDTKLPSLELGTEPVATGIDTNVNYTRLYASHISWKTSTVPLPCEINPRVAFDRLFRSRSKGGEKQAADDKSVLDLVSTDAKRLQAKLGQADKNKLEQYLESIREVERRIEAEAASLGAGENLPPELLKKLDELDKRISKGMGKATREEELNSRPRFDHGEHCRIMMDLMVLAFWSDSTRVSSFMFGNDVTGRNFSFLEGVNGGHHDLSHHSNDPGKLDQYEKINRWHVEQYSYMLDRMKEIKEGDGNLLERSMVAFGSPIRDGNAHDPKNVPIVIAGGSKLGLNNGTHEVYDEGTPLCSLWLGMLDKAGVKAKELGDASSALRGIG; encoded by the coding sequence ATGGCCAATATCCAATCCCAGAAGTGGCTGATGCCGCGCCGCAGCTTTCTCCGCGGTGCGGGGGCCACGCTCGCGCTGCCTTTCCTTGATGCGATGCGGCCGCTGATGGCGGCGGGTTCATCGGCCTCGCTGCCGGTGCGGATCGCGCTGCTCTATATGCCGAACGGCGTGCGCGCGGATCGCTGGACGCCGGAAGGCAAGGGCAAGGGATTCAAGCTTTCCCCCATCCTCTCGCCGCTGGAGAAGCACAAGCAGGACCTGCTGGTGCTGACCGGCCTGCAGAACAAGGCCTCCTTCACCGGCGACGGCCACTATGTGAAGACCGGCGGCTGGCTGACCGGCACCACGATCACCAAGACCACCGGATCGGACATCGCCGCGGGCGGGATCTCGATGGACCAGATCGCCGCGCAGCATCTGGGCCGCGATACCAAGCTGCCTTCGCTGGAGCTCGGCACGGAGCCGGTGGCCACCGGCATCGACACGAACGTGAATTACACGCGGCTCTACGCCTCGCACATCTCGTGGAAGACCTCGACCGTGCCCCTACCCTGCGAGATCAACCCGCGCGTGGCCTTCGACCGCCTCTTCCGCAGCCGCTCGAAGGGTGGCGAGAAGCAGGCCGCCGATGACAAGTCGGTGCTGGATCTGGTGAGCACGGATGCCAAGCGCCTGCAGGCGAAGCTCGGCCAGGCGGACAAGAACAAGCTGGAGCAGTATCTGGAGTCCATCCGCGAGGTGGAGCGCCGGATCGAGGCGGAAGCCGCATCGCTCGGAGCGGGTGAGAACCTGCCGCCGGAGCTGCTCAAAAAGCTGGACGAACTCGACAAGCGGATCTCGAAAGGCATGGGCAAGGCGACCCGCGAGGAGGAGCTGAACTCCCGCCCGCGCTTCGACCACGGCGAGCACTGCCGGATCATGATGGACCTGATGGTGCTGGCCTTCTGGTCGGACTCCACGCGGGTATCTTCCTTCATGTTCGGCAACGACGTGACCGGCCGGAACTTCTCCTTCCTGGAAGGCGTGAACGGCGGCCACCACGATCTCTCCCACCACAGCAACGATCCCGGCAAGCTGGACCAGTACGAGAAGATCAACCGCTGGCACGTGGAGCAGTATAGCTACATGTTGGACCGCATGAAGGAGATCAAGGAGGGCGACGGCAACCTGCTGGAGCGCTCGATGGTCGCCTTCGGCTCACCGATCCGCGACGGCAACGCGCACGATCCGAAGAACGTGCCGATCGTCATCGCCGGGGGCTCGAAGCTCGGCCTGAACAACGGCACTCACGAAGTCTATGATGAAGGCACCCCGCTGTGCTCGCTGTGGCTGGGCATGCTCGACAAGGCCGGGGTAAAGGCGAAGGAGCTGGGTGATGCGAGTAGCGCCCTTAGAGGAATCGGCTGA
- a CDS encoding TonB-dependent siderophore receptor, which yields MPLRDPLPLIPSILAASFITAPLLAQSTEPDALKEIVVKARDDRGAVAQIAEAPTKTDTPLIETPQSVSVVSRAEIERRGAQSVAEALGYTPGVVIGVGGEDSRFDDILIRGYDAGSTSTNMYRDGLRVPAGGQWTRTQFDIFGLESIEVLKGPSAVLFGQVAPGGLVNMTSKRPTAEHRGMVSTQYGSFDTWQAAADISGPIDGDGQFLYRIAGLYRDGGSQIDHTDLERKFIAPSFTWNISEDTSLTVLAAYQEDRGGSTFQFLPVAGTLYPAPLGYIRRENFLGEPTHNTYERDQWSLGYELKHRFNEHLSFVQNARFSDNSTFYEGVVGGTRGAALLPNAAGVWTRRAVRGIGDAHNFTIDSRLQADFSTGPIEHTLIGGFDYLRTGWTHLRTGRTTTPINIFLPIYTGVTGPFTAQVGQDTVESQHGIYIQDQLKWGGWHLTLGGRRDSSDIELHNTLTNAVSRTSSHADTGRAGLLYLFDNGIAPYASYATSFEPVAGTDANDVPFDPSEGEQVEIGVKYQPKNFNALFTASAFQLNQENVLTLDPNDPLFQTQTGEIELRGIELEAKVALTEGLAVTGGWTFMESEILRNNDGNQGNDFMNVPSNTGSMWVDYTFQGGPLEGLGIGTGVRYVGDRFGDNANTYRIPSYTLIDAGIRYDLGKLSGALEGARIALTGTNLADKVYVAKAETNISANYGPGRALNLNLSYHW from the coding sequence ATGCCCCTGCGCGACCCGCTCCCCCTAATCCCCTCAATCCTAGCAGCTTCCTTCATCACCGCCCCCCTACTGGCCCAATCCACCGAACCCGATGCTCTCAAAGAGATCGTGGTGAAGGCCCGGGACGATCGCGGCGCGGTCGCACAAATTGCGGAAGCACCGACAAAAACAGACACCCCGCTGATTGAAACGCCGCAATCCGTGTCCGTGGTGAGCCGGGCGGAGATCGAGCGCCGCGGGGCGCAGAGCGTGGCGGAGGCCTTGGGCTACACGCCCGGCGTGGTGATCGGCGTGGGCGGCGAGGACAGCCGTTTCGACGACATCCTGATCCGCGGCTACGATGCGGGCAGTACTTCCACCAACATGTATCGCGACGGCCTGCGAGTGCCGGCCGGCGGCCAGTGGACGCGCACGCAGTTCGATATCTTCGGGCTGGAAAGCATCGAGGTGCTGAAGGGTCCCTCCGCCGTGCTCTTCGGCCAGGTGGCGCCGGGTGGCTTGGTGAACATGACCAGCAAGCGCCCGACCGCGGAGCATCGCGGGATGGTCTCCACCCAGTACGGCAGCTTCGATACCTGGCAGGCGGCGGCGGATATCAGCGGCCCGATCGATGGCGATGGCCAGTTCCTCTACCGCATCGCCGGCCTCTATCGCGATGGCGGCTCGCAGATCGATCACACCGACTTGGAGCGCAAGTTCATCGCGCCCTCCTTCACCTGGAACATCAGCGAGGACACCTCGCTCACCGTCCTGGCAGCGTATCAAGAGGACCGCGGCGGCTCGACCTTCCAATTCCTGCCGGTGGCGGGCACGCTCTACCCTGCGCCGCTTGGCTACATCCGCCGCGAGAACTTCCTGGGCGAGCCGACTCACAACACCTACGAGCGGGACCAATGGTCGCTGGGCTACGAGCTGAAGCACCGCTTCAACGAGCACCTGAGCTTCGTCCAGAATGCGCGCTTCTCCGATAACAGCACCTTCTACGAAGGGGTGGTGGGCGGCACCCGCGGGGCGGCGCTGCTGCCGAATGCCGCCGGAGTGTGGACCCGCCGCGCCGTGCGGGGCATCGGCGATGCGCACAACTTCACGATCGACTCGCGGCTGCAGGCGGACTTCAGCACCGGACCGATCGAGCACACGCTCATCGGCGGCTTCGATTACCTCCGCACCGGCTGGACGCACCTGCGCACCGGCCGCACGACGACGCCGATCAATATCTTCCTGCCGATCTACACCGGCGTGACCGGCCCCTTCACCGCGCAGGTGGGGCAGGACACGGTAGAGAGCCAGCACGGCATCTACATCCAGGACCAGCTCAAGTGGGGCGGCTGGCATCTCACGCTCGGCGGGCGGCGCGATAGCTCGGACATCGAGCTGCACAATACCCTGACCAATGCAGTGAGCCGCACCAGCAGCCACGCGGATACCGGTCGCGCGGGCCTGCTCTACCTCTTCGATAACGGCATCGCGCCCTATGCGAGCTATGCCACCTCCTTTGAGCCGGTGGCCGGCACGGATGCGAATGACGTTCCCTTCGATCCCTCCGAGGGCGAGCAGGTGGAGATCGGTGTGAAGTACCAGCCGAAGAATTTCAACGCGCTCTTCACCGCTTCCGCTTTCCAGTTGAACCAGGAGAATGTGCTGACGCTGGATCCGAACGATCCGCTCTTCCAGACGCAGACCGGCGAGATCGAGCTCCGCGGCATCGAGCTGGAAGCGAAGGTCGCGCTGACGGAAGGACTGGCCGTGACCGGCGGCTGGACCTTCATGGAGTCCGAGATCCTGCGGAACAACGACGGCAACCAGGGCAACGACTTCATGAACGTGCCCTCGAACACCGGCTCGATGTGGGTGGACTACACCTTCCAAGGCGGCCCCCTCGAAGGCCTCGGCATCGGCACCGGCGTGCGCTACGTGGGCGACCGCTTCGGCGACAATGCGAACACCTACCGCATCCCTTCCTACACGCTGATCGATGCGGGCATCCGCTACGATCTGGGCAAGCTCTCCGGTGCGCTGGAAGGCGCACGCATCGCGCTGACCGGCACGAATCTGGCCGACAAGGTCTACGTGGCGAAGGCCGAGACCAACATCTCCGCGAACTACGGTCCGGGCCGTGCGCTGAACCTGAACCTGAGCTATCACTGGTAA
- a CDS encoding alpha/beta hydrolase: protein MIRHLIPLLLLSTTPLLHAAEEPVVKPYELARSEEFTLKSAAGKEYRIMVSLPEGKAPEGGHAITYLLDGDDLFPVVTSVLRLQAGTGKLSKHNGIVPGIVVGIGYNGESRRDFDYTLDAPLGPPETYVNGKPYPPRPGGGAEEFYKFLNDELRPLITKRYTPDPQQQTLMGNGYGGLFALHVLFTRPEAFQTYIASSPSIWWNNRYILEEEKAFTEKLAGKPVNAKLVMTVGELEQSLTQIEHAWPESEREEHRLKVTRRKMVDNTRELSWRLGALSDRGLKTEMKVFSGESHKSVIPMAVSYVLPFAFPPAG from the coding sequence ATGATCCGACATCTCATCCCGCTTCTCCTGCTCTCCACCACCCCGCTGCTGCATGCCGCGGAGGAGCCGGTGGTGAAGCCCTACGAACTCGCGCGAAGCGAGGAATTCACCCTGAAGTCCGCCGCGGGTAAGGAATACCGCATCATGGTCTCCCTGCCTGAGGGCAAGGCACCGGAAGGCGGCCACGCGATCACCTACCTGCTGGATGGCGACGATCTCTTCCCGGTGGTGACCAGCGTGCTGCGCCTGCAGGCAGGCACGGGGAAGCTCTCAAAGCACAACGGCATTGTGCCCGGCATCGTGGTGGGCATCGGCTACAACGGCGAGTCGCGGCGCGACTTCGACTACACGCTGGATGCACCGCTCGGCCCGCCGGAGACCTATGTGAATGGCAAGCCCTACCCGCCGCGCCCCGGTGGCGGTGCGGAGGAGTTCTACAAGTTCCTGAACGACGAGCTGCGCCCGCTGATCACGAAGCGCTACACGCCGGACCCGCAGCAGCAGACGCTGATGGGGAATGGCTATGGCGGGCTCTTCGCGCTGCACGTGCTTTTCACACGACCGGAGGCCTTCCAGACCTACATCGCCTCCAGCCCCTCGATCTGGTGGAACAACCGCTACATCTTGGAGGAGGAGAAAGCCTTCACGGAGAAGCTGGCGGGCAAGCCGGTGAACGCGAAGCTGGTGATGACCGTGGGCGAACTGGAGCAATCGCTCACGCAGATCGAACACGCCTGGCCGGAGAGCGAGCGCGAGGAGCATCGCCTGAAGGTCACGCGGCGGAAGATGGTGGATAACACCCGCGAGCTTTCCTGGCGTCTCGGTGCCTTGTCCGACAGGGGGCTGAAGACGGAGATGAAAGTGTTCTCCGGCGAGAGCCACAAGTCGGTCATCCCGATGGCCGTGAGCTACGTGCTGCCTTTCGCTTTTCCCCCGGCGGGATAG
- the tnpA gene encoding IS200/IS605 family transposase: protein MPSTHLSLHFHVVFSTKDRMPQISPEWRDRFHSYIGGLAKNAGVVPESVGGVADHVHLLLGLPATVALSDLIRAIKANSSKWVHEEIGMEKFAWQEGYGAFTVSPGNCESVANYIANQEEHHRTRGFQDEYLEFLKKAGVAYDERFLW, encoded by the coding sequence ATGCCTTCGACCCATCTTTCACTACATTTCCACGTGGTCTTCAGCACGAAGGATCGGATGCCACAAATCTCCCCGGAATGGAGGGATCGCTTCCACTCTTACATCGGGGGCTTGGCAAAGAATGCAGGTGTTGTCCCGGAATCCGTGGGAGGCGTGGCGGACCATGTGCATCTCCTCTTGGGATTGCCGGCAACAGTCGCATTGTCCGACTTGATCCGGGCGATCAAAGCCAACTCCTCGAAGTGGGTCCACGAAGAGATCGGGATGGAAAAGTTTGCGTGGCAGGAGGGCTACGGGGCATTCACCGTAAGCCCGGGGAATTGCGAGTCGGTGGCGAACTACATCGCGAACCAAGAGGAGCATCATCGCACGCGCGGGTTTCAGGACGAGTATCTCGAATTCTTGAAGAAGGCGGGCGTGGCATATGACGAACGCTTCCTCTGGTGA
- a CDS encoding type II toxin-antitoxin system death-on-curing family toxin, translating to MAEEPFFLSLDHVEAIHRRSLAEHGGAAGIADPGGLESAAMQARNVYHYLRGDLFEIAAAYAFHIAEAQACIDGNKRTAAASALIFLECNGVDTTRIDPMKLYQPMIDISAHRLDRAGMAKVMRELFS from the coding sequence ATGGCGGAGGAACCCTTTTTCCTGAGCTTGGACCACGTCGAGGCGATCCACCGTCGATCTTTGGCGGAGCATGGCGGTGCCGCAGGAATCGCGGATCCCGGCGGCCTCGAATCTGCGGCGATGCAGGCACGCAATGTTTATCATTACCTCCGAGGCGACCTGTTCGAGATTGCTGCCGCGTATGCCTTCCACATCGCCGAGGCCCAAGCCTGCATCGATGGCAACAAACGGACTGCCGCCGCTAGTGCCCTGATCTTCTTGGAGTGCAATGGTGTCGATACCACCCGAATCGACCCTATGAAGCTTTACCAACCGATGATCGATATCTCCGCCCATCGCCTCGACCGGGCCGGGATGGCGAAGGTAATGCGGGAACTCTTTAGCTGA